In Fundidesulfovibrio soli, a single window of DNA contains:
- a CDS encoding SPOR domain-containing protein has product MIPFLRRILPSLAVSAFFFVWTIVLPAGSARAAQQAGQAAAKPAATVLFSGDFGSRRPGPEIAGAPGVRFGIEFRLEGTEPRVLTVRLKRPAPEGAPGEDVWLLAAGPGQPVQAAWEFAFGWEVAPGPWEMKIFSDDVELASSSFQVVQAPEPVKAPPAPEPAPAKDKRAGIADGKKGGKKDAARPDAAKPDAVKPEPARPAEAGPVPKQSAKAAPENPAVPQTAPAPAAAGQKQAPKAEPAPAVPTQAAPDPGRQAQKQSSKPEPAAPGISQATPEPERQGQKQPAKGEPSTPATRQATSTTQKQAPKAEPAKPEPAKQEPVRQEAAKPDPARTGKTTGLAADRRVYVLIAGSFSEQARAMWMAVLVREQGVKACVRSFEKDGRRLWQLVAGWRTTPDEAQAAKAELAVKLGDIIIVPMSAGELEKGLQCR; this is encoded by the coding sequence GTGATCCCTTTTCTCCGGCGGATTCTTCCTTCCCTGGCCGTCTCGGCCTTCTTCTTCGTATGGACCATCGTTCTTCCGGCGGGCAGCGCCCGCGCGGCGCAACAGGCCGGGCAAGCGGCCGCCAAGCCAGCCGCCACGGTGCTCTTCAGCGGCGACTTCGGCTCCAGACGGCCGGGGCCGGAGATCGCCGGGGCTCCCGGGGTGCGCTTCGGCATCGAGTTCAGGCTGGAAGGGACCGAGCCCCGCGTGCTCACGGTGCGGCTTAAGCGGCCAGCCCCCGAGGGGGCTCCCGGCGAGGACGTCTGGCTGCTGGCCGCCGGGCCGGGCCAGCCCGTGCAGGCCGCCTGGGAGTTCGCCTTCGGCTGGGAGGTCGCGCCCGGGCCTTGGGAGATGAAGATTTTCTCCGACGACGTGGAACTGGCCTCCTCGAGTTTCCAGGTCGTGCAGGCCCCGGAGCCGGTCAAGGCTCCGCCCGCGCCCGAGCCTGCCCCGGCCAAGGACAAGAGGGCCGGCATCGCCGACGGCAAGAAGGGCGGCAAGAAGGACGCAGCCAGACCCGATGCGGCCAAACCGGACGCTGTCAAACCAGAGCCAGCAAGGCCCGCCGAGGCGGGGCCGGTCCCGAAGCAGTCCGCCAAGGCCGCACCCGAGAATCCGGCTGTACCGCAGACCGCGCCTGCGCCCGCTGCGGCGGGGCAAAAACAGGCCCCCAAGGCGGAGCCTGCCCCAGCCGTGCCGACGCAGGCCGCCCCGGACCCCGGGCGCCAGGCCCAGAAACAATCTTCCAAGCCGGAGCCTGCGGCGCCTGGAATATCGCAGGCCACTCCCGAACCTGAACGCCAGGGGCAAAAGCAGCCAGCCAAGGGCGAACCTTCGACACCGGCAACGCGACAGGCCACCTCCACGACGCAGAAGCAGGCCCCCAAGGCCGAGCCCGCCAAACCCGAGCCCGCAAAGCAGGAGCCGGTCCGGCAGGAAGCGGCCAAGCCGGACCCGGCGCGCACCGGCAAGACCACCGGCCTTGCGGCGGACAGGCGCGTCTACGTGCTGATCGCGGGGAGCTTCTCGGAGCAGGCCAGGGCCATGTGGATGGCTGTGCTGGTCAGGGAGCAGGGAGTGAAGGCCTGCGTACGGTCCTTTGAGAAGGATGGCAGGCGGTTGTGGCAGCTGGTGGCGGGCTGGCGCACCACCCCGGACGAGGCCCAGGCGGCCAAGGCCGAGCTTGCGGTCAAGCTGGGCGACATCATCATCGTGCCCATGAGCGCGGGGGAACTGGAGAAGGGCTTGCAGTGCCGCTGA
- a CDS encoding C40 family peptidase, giving the protein MKPGRRAWSPLSLLLLLALAGCGEVVPVVPDKPPRPKAPVTETVRQQIGVPYRSGGDNPRMGFDCSGLVQWCYGVHGYSLPRRTEDQLRVGRPVERENLQPGDLLFFNVTRKRWGLHVGVYTGRGLFIHSPTPGAKVREESLYERYWMRTYIGARRILPDQR; this is encoded by the coding sequence ATGAAGCCGGGACGTCGCGCGTGGTCGCCTCTTTCGCTGCTGCTGCTGCTGGCCCTGGCCGGGTGCGGCGAGGTGGTCCCCGTGGTGCCGGACAAGCCCCCCCGCCCCAAGGCCCCCGTGACGGAGACCGTGCGCCAGCAGATCGGCGTGCCCTACAGAAGCGGCGGGGACAACCCGCGAATGGGCTTCGACTGCTCCGGGCTGGTGCAGTGGTGCTACGGCGTCCACGGTTATTCCCTGCCCAGGCGCACAGAGGACCAGCTCCGGGTGGGACGCCCCGTGGAGCGCGAGAACCTGCAGCCGGGCGACCTGCTCTTCTTCAACGTCACGCGCAAGCGCTGGGGCCTGCACGTCGGCGTGTACACGGGCCGGGGGCTCTTCATCCACAGCCCCACCCCCGGGGCCAAGGTGCGGGAGGAGAGCCTCTACGAGCGCTACTGGATGCGCACCTACATCGGGGCGCGCCGCATCCTGCCGGACCAGAGATAG
- a CDS encoding lytic murein transglycosylase translates to MSIRCATRALLLGLCFLAAPHLAAAQQAVWLPLEERLAREGIPRAGLDAWFASPEMVFDPSIMAHKVDRMVRKQFEPQPPPSKKNLQQSSYGYYLRPWVLAWANDYAVANQASLDKAEARYGVPRDIIIALLLVETKLGTYLGKDKALQVLASMAASNSLEAIRPYLKTVGASQERAEYANASARDRAEWAYQELKALILHTQATGVNPLDVPGSIYGAIGICQFMPTNVLKFGVDGDGDGKVDLFRPQDAIPSVANYLVGHGWKPGLGYDAQRTVIYAYNHSDLYSLAVMTVAEKLRQSRQGG, encoded by the coding sequence ATGAGCATCCGCTGCGCCACCCGGGCGCTTCTGCTTGGTCTGTGCTTCCTTGCCGCCCCGCATCTGGCTGCGGCGCAGCAGGCCGTCTGGCTGCCCCTGGAGGAAAGGCTGGCCCGCGAGGGCATCCCCCGCGCCGGGCTGGACGCCTGGTTCGCCTCCCCGGAGATGGTCTTCGACCCCTCGATCATGGCCCACAAGGTGGACCGCATGGTCCGCAAACAGTTCGAGCCCCAGCCGCCCCCAAGCAAAAAGAACCTGCAGCAGAGCAGCTACGGCTACTACCTGCGGCCCTGGGTCCTGGCCTGGGCCAACGACTACGCCGTGGCCAACCAGGCCTCGCTCGACAAGGCCGAGGCACGCTACGGCGTCCCGCGCGACATCATCATCGCCCTGCTTCTGGTGGAGACCAAACTGGGGACATACCTCGGCAAGGACAAGGCCCTCCAGGTGCTGGCCAGCATGGCCGCCAGCAACTCCCTGGAAGCCATACGCCCCTACCTCAAAACGGTGGGCGCCAGCCAGGAGCGCGCCGAATACGCCAACGCCAGCGCCAGGGACAGGGCTGAGTGGGCCTACCAGGAGCTCAAGGCGCTCATCCTGCACACCCAGGCCACGGGCGTGAACCCGCTGGACGTGCCCGGCTCCATCTACGGGGCCATCGGCATCTGCCAGTTCATGCCCACCAACGTCCTGAAATTCGGCGTGGACGGCGACGGCGACGGCAAGGTGGACCTCTTCCGCCCGCAGGACGCCATCCCCAGCGTGGCCAACTACCTGGTGGGCCACGGCTGGAAGCCCGGCCTGGGATACGACGCCCAGCGCACGGTCATCTACGCCTACAACCACTCCGACCTCTACTCCCTTGCCGTGATGACCGTGGCCGAGAAGCTGCGCCAGAGCAGGCAGGGGGGCTAG
- a CDS encoding MarR family winged helix-turn-helix transcriptional regulator → MSDLESLSALIIEFYEKLSSWEHAVVRGSSLTLPQMHTLEILGQQPTLRMKELAAKMGLTTGTLTVTVDRLEKRGLVSRVPHETDRRSVLVALTPKGQAIFEAHHAMHLRLTQELCSSLSEEQAQSLRAILRTMNQAF, encoded by the coding sequence ATGTCCGACCTCGAATCGCTCTCGGCGCTGATCATCGAATTCTACGAGAAGCTCTCCTCCTGGGAACACGCGGTGGTCCGGGGCAGCTCGTTGACGCTGCCCCAGATGCACACGCTGGAGATATTGGGCCAGCAGCCAACCCTGCGCATGAAGGAGCTGGCAGCCAAGATGGGGCTGACCACAGGCACGCTCACCGTCACGGTGGACCGGCTGGAAAAACGCGGCCTGGTCTCGCGCGTGCCCCACGAGACGGACCGCCGCTCCGTGCTGGTGGCCCTGACCCCCAAGGGCCAGGCCATCTTCGAGGCCCATCACGCCATGCACCTGCGCCTCACGCAGGAGCTTTGCTCCTCCCTGAGCGAGGAGCAGGCCCAATCCCTGCGCGCCATCCTGCGCACCATGAACCAGGCTTTCTAG
- a CDS encoding M48 family metallopeptidase, producing MSQSEETALGLEAADKVLRTERPSRDAARIAQVRRVGGAIAAVSGMAGARWEFYVIEKKEPNAFCLPGGIVFVNSGLFPYVKNDDQLAAVIGHEVAHALAHHGAERVSQRMAVALPGVAVATVLGSESPALGQAFASVYGIGANVGYVLPHSRQQESEADRIGLILMAKAGYDPDAAVGFWNNMRAAKGSKPPEFLSTHPADDSRIQNIIRFLPEARSYIPASVPPPPDDDPPPGVDG from the coding sequence ATGAGCCAGAGCGAGGAAACGGCCTTGGGACTGGAGGCCGCCGACAAGGTGCTGCGTACCGAGCGGCCTTCCAGGGATGCGGCGCGCATCGCCCAGGTGCGCCGGGTGGGCGGGGCCATCGCGGCCGTATCCGGCATGGCCGGGGCCAGGTGGGAGTTCTACGTCATCGAGAAGAAGGAGCCCAACGCCTTCTGCCTGCCCGGGGGCATCGTCTTCGTCAACAGCGGGCTCTTCCCCTATGTGAAGAACGACGACCAGCTGGCCGCCGTCATCGGGCACGAGGTGGCGCACGCCCTGGCCCACCACGGAGCCGAGCGCGTGAGCCAGCGCATGGCCGTGGCCCTGCCTGGCGTGGCCGTGGCCACTGTGCTGGGGTCCGAGTCGCCCGCGCTGGGGCAGGCTTTCGCCAGCGTCTACGGCATCGGGGCCAACGTGGGCTATGTGCTTCCCCACAGCCGCCAGCAGGAATCCGAGGCCGACCGCATCGGGCTGATCCTCATGGCCAAGGCCGGGTACGACCCGGACGCGGCCGTGGGCTTCTGGAACAACATGCGCGCGGCCAAGGGCTCCAAGCCGCCCGAGTTCCTCTCCACCCACCCGGCGGACGACAGCCGCATCCAGAACATCATCCGCTTCCTGCCCGAGGCCCGGAGCTACATTCCTGCCAGCGTGCCGCCACCGCCGGACGACGACCCGCCGCCGGGCGTTGACGGGTGA
- a CDS encoding sigma-54-dependent transcriptional regulator, whose protein sequence is MGKILIIDDDEPIREALTRVVERLGHEPSMAATLTQGLAMAREGDFDVVMLDVRLPDGNGLEAIGELHGSPSRPEVIVITGWGDPDGAEAAMRKGAWDYIEKPPTLRSMTGPLLSALAYRDARPGPPEKGFVWAGIPGGHPDRTACLDKAALAARSDANVLLTGETGTGKELFARAIHSNSRRSRGPFVAVDCAALPATIAESLLFGNERGAYTGADQPREGLILQAHGGTLFLDEVGELPAVVQKTFLRTLQERKVRPVGGRIERPCDFRLVAATHRDLDRMAGEGNFREDLLFRLRGIAINLPPLREHPEDVAAFSKHFLGLSCSRHGVTPKRLSAAVSAALAAYSWPGNIRELQNVMEGMVALALEEPELHPVHLPVHVRVQVARGQVREREAGGDGHGAPFDLGPAGALPSLKVYRQAMDRLYLEQLLLRAGGSPAEAVNISGLSRSRLYALLKEHGLKLLQ, encoded by the coding sequence GTGGGCAAGATACTCATCATCGACGACGACGAGCCCATCCGCGAGGCCCTGACCCGCGTGGTGGAGCGCCTGGGGCACGAACCCTCCATGGCGGCCACCCTGACCCAGGGCCTGGCCATGGCCCGCGAAGGCGACTTCGACGTGGTCATGCTCGATGTGCGCCTGCCCGACGGCAACGGGCTGGAGGCCATCGGCGAGCTGCACGGCTCCCCCAGCAGGCCGGAGGTGATCGTCATCACCGGCTGGGGCGACCCGGACGGCGCCGAGGCCGCCATGCGCAAGGGCGCGTGGGACTACATCGAGAAGCCCCCCACCCTGCGCTCCATGACCGGCCCCCTGCTTTCCGCCCTGGCCTACCGCGACGCCCGGCCCGGCCCGCCGGAAAAGGGCTTCGTCTGGGCGGGCATCCCCGGCGGGCACCCGGATCGCACCGCCTGCCTGGACAAGGCCGCCCTGGCGGCCCGCAGCGACGCCAACGTGCTGCTCACGGGAGAGACGGGCACCGGCAAGGAGCTGTTCGCCCGGGCCATCCACTCCAACTCCAGGCGCAGCCGGGGGCCTTTCGTGGCCGTGGACTGCGCCGCCCTGCCCGCCACCATCGCGGAGAGCCTGCTCTTCGGCAACGAGCGCGGGGCCTACACCGGTGCGGACCAGCCGCGCGAGGGCCTGATCCTCCAGGCCCACGGGGGCACGCTGTTCCTGGACGAGGTGGGGGAGCTGCCCGCAGTGGTGCAAAAGACCTTCCTGCGCACCCTGCAGGAGCGCAAGGTCCGCCCCGTGGGCGGGCGCATCGAGCGGCCCTGCGATTTCCGGCTGGTGGCCGCCACCCACCGCGACCTTGACCGCATGGCCGGGGAAGGCAATTTCCGGGAGGACCTGCTCTTCCGCCTGCGGGGCATCGCCATCAACCTGCCGCCCCTGCGCGAGCACCCCGAGGATGTGGCCGCCTTCTCCAAGCACTTCCTTGGCCTCTCCTGCTCGCGCCACGGCGTGACACCCAAGAGGCTCAGCGCGGCGGTCAGCGCGGCCCTGGCCGCGTACAGCTGGCCCGGGAACATCCGCGAACTGCAGAACGTGATGGAGGGCATGGTGGCCCTGGCCCTGGAGGAACCGGAGCTGCACCCGGTGCATCTGCCGGTGCACGTCAGGGTGCAGGTGGCCAGGGGACAGGTGCGGGAGAGGGAGGCAGGTGGGGACGGGCACGGCGCGCCGTTCGACCTGGGCCCGGCCGGCGCGCTGCCCAGCCTCAAGGTGTACCGCCAGGCCATGGACAGGCTTTATCTTGAACAGTTGCTGCTGCGGGCGGGGGGCAGCCCCGCCGAGGCGGTGAATATTTCCGGGCTGTCGCGGTCCAGGCTGTACGCGCTGCTCAAGGAGCATGGGCTGAAGCTGCTGCAATAA
- a CDS encoding M48 family metallopeptidase: protein MRTTFRPLALFMACLLMSACQTTPYSQKSQLNLVSREDELAMGKGASQRYLSTVRTCRDRDVAKRIKRIGNAIAQQAGVPDANWQFHCVENGQFQAFCFPGGIIVLYSGVADACETDDQLAAIIGHEAGHAIARHTAKLLSKKAVSDVIAISLGSAMAAGNGAAAQGNADGLSALATVGLLLPSSRENEYEADTLGMILMAKAGYDPAQAVEVWRKLVDKNADRLGKKSEKLSTHPTDTKRLEAIQAFVETARSHAPGAQATAPAPDPASTQTTGSPVAARSASAAPAPEPAPGSPHPPAAP, encoded by the coding sequence ATGCGTACCACATTCCGCCCCCTCGCCCTGTTCATGGCCTGCCTGTTGATGAGCGCCTGCCAGACTACGCCCTACAGCCAGAAATCCCAGCTGAACCTGGTCAGCCGGGAGGACGAACTGGCCATGGGCAAGGGGGCCTCCCAGCGCTACCTCTCCACCGTGCGGACCTGCCGTGACCGCGACGTGGCCAAGCGGATCAAGCGCATCGGCAACGCCATCGCCCAACAGGCCGGGGTGCCCGACGCCAACTGGCAGTTCCACTGCGTGGAGAACGGGCAGTTCCAGGCCTTCTGCTTCCCCGGAGGGATCATCGTGCTCTACTCCGGCGTGGCGGACGCCTGCGAAACCGACGACCAACTGGCCGCAATCATCGGGCACGAGGCCGGGCACGCCATCGCCCGGCACACGGCCAAGCTGCTCAGCAAAAAGGCTGTGTCCGACGTCATCGCCATCAGCCTGGGTTCGGCCATGGCCGCCGGGAACGGAGCCGCCGCGCAAGGCAACGCTGACGGCCTCTCCGCCCTGGCCACGGTGGGGCTGTTGCTGCCCTCCAGCCGGGAGAACGAGTACGAGGCCGACACTTTGGGCATGATCCTCATGGCCAAGGCCGGGTACGACCCAGCCCAGGCCGTTGAGGTCTGGCGGAAACTGGTGGACAAGAACGCCGACCGGCTGGGCAAGAAATCCGAGAAGCTGAGCACCCACCCCACCGACACCAAACGCCTGGAAGCCATCCAGGCCTTCGTGGAGACCGCCCGCTCCCACGCGCCGGGCGCTCAGGCCACGGCCCCCGCGCCCGATCCCGCCTCGACCCAAACTACAGGTTCGCCAGTGGCCGCCCGCTCAGCGTCAGCCGCCCCGGCCCCCGAGCCGGCGCCTGGCTCCCCACACCCACCAGCCGCCCCTTGA
- the dmeF gene encoding CDF family Co(II)/Ni(II) efflux transporter DmeF, with protein sequence MHHAHDHTHDHGHCGCHAREQDARAERLTWLAFGLNAAGMAAEVVFGLISGSMALFADGLHMASDAFALGIALFAYAFARRNAHNGAYAFGAGKINSLAGFASAVLMACVTAYLAWESAARLFAPVPIDFGPALAVAVVGLGVNAVCAMFLHGHAHANAHDHNLRAAYLHLLADALTSLFAIGALLGAKHLGLNWLDPVGGLIGALVIGRWALRLIQECSRVLLDRVPDPELPAVMRARLEQEDGARVRDIRIWRVSHHQLASVVTMEDESPRPPEHYKRLLAGIEGLDNVTVEVHPCPCPMEG encoded by the coding sequence ATGCACCACGCCCATGACCATACACACGACCACGGGCACTGCGGCTGCCACGCTCGCGAGCAGGACGCCCGCGCCGAGCGCCTGACCTGGCTGGCCTTCGGCCTCAACGCCGCTGGCATGGCCGCCGAGGTCGTCTTCGGCCTGATCTCGGGTTCCATGGCGCTGTTCGCCGACGGCCTGCACATGGCCAGCGACGCCTTCGCCCTGGGCATCGCGCTCTTCGCCTACGCCTTCGCCCGGCGCAACGCGCACAACGGGGCCTACGCCTTCGGCGCGGGCAAGATCAACTCCCTGGCCGGGTTCGCCAGCGCCGTGCTCATGGCCTGCGTGACGGCCTACCTGGCCTGGGAGTCCGCCGCGAGGCTCTTCGCCCCGGTGCCCATCGATTTCGGCCCGGCCCTGGCCGTGGCCGTGGTCGGCCTGGGGGTCAACGCCGTGTGCGCCATGTTCCTGCACGGGCACGCCCACGCCAACGCCCACGACCACAACCTCCGCGCCGCCTACCTGCACCTGCTGGCCGACGCCCTGACCTCGCTCTTCGCCATCGGTGCGCTCCTGGGGGCCAAGCACCTGGGCCTGAACTGGCTGGACCCCGTGGGCGGGCTCATCGGCGCGCTGGTGATCGGGCGCTGGGCTCTGCGTCTGATCCAGGAGTGCTCGCGGGTGCTGCTGGACCGCGTGCCCGACCCCGAGCTGCCCGCCGTGATGCGCGCCCGCCTGGAGCAGGAGGACGGCGCCCGCGTGCGCGACATAAGGATCTGGCGCGTCAGCCACCACCAGCTGGCCTCGGTGGTCACCATGGAGGACGAGTCCCCCCGCCCGCCCGAGCACTACAAGCGCCTGCTCGCCGGCATCGAGGGCCTGGACAACGTGACGGTGGAGGTCCACCCCTGCCCCTGCCCCATGGAGGGCTGA
- the tpx gene encoding thiol peroxidase: MSERTGLVTIFGNPLTLLGNPVAVGQKAPDFTVLDNDLAPKTLADYKGKVLIIAAVPSLDTPVCDMETRRFNTEASKLGADVAVLTISMDLPFAQKRWCAAAGIDRVATLSDHRDGAFGMAYGILIKELRLLARTVFVVDRDGTVKYIEMLPEVTKEPDYDAALAAAKALV; the protein is encoded by the coding sequence ATGAGCGAAAGAACCGGACTCGTCACCATATTCGGCAATCCCCTGACCCTGCTCGGCAACCCCGTGGCCGTGGGCCAGAAAGCCCCCGACTTCACCGTGCTCGACAACGACCTGGCCCCCAAGACCCTGGCCGACTACAAGGGCAAAGTGCTCATCATCGCGGCCGTGCCCTCGCTGGATACCCCGGTCTGCGACATGGAGACCCGCCGCTTCAACACCGAGGCCTCCAAGCTCGGCGCGGACGTGGCCGTGCTGACCATCAGCATGGACCTGCCCTTCGCCCAGAAGCGCTGGTGCGCCGCCGCGGGCATCGACCGCGTGGCGACCCTCTCCGACCACCGCGACGGCGCCTTCGGCATGGCCTACGGCATCCTCATCAAGGAACTGCGCCTCCTGGCCCGCACCGTGTTCGTGGTGGACCGCGACGGCACCGTCAAATACATTGAGATGCTGCCCGAAGTGACCAAGGAGCCCGACTACGACGCAGCCCTGGCCGCGGCCAAGGCCCTGGTGTAG
- a CDS encoding LexA family transcriptional regulator, with amino-acid sequence MKRAIPQPPVKGFSAEAVLARIMSATGIKSQSELARVLGIGRQAVTDAKKRSHIPADWYLYLCRKYGLNPQWLESGMGAMYIAGQDSGPDFRGSRNSGAHSEEFSYVPKVRARLSAGGGSLVVDEAIETYYAFRHAWLKRKGQISQMRLMRVSGDSMEPTLRDEDVVLIDLSQTEIYTGKIYAVGIDEEIVVKRLDKKPGQLVLVSDNRQFYPPLEVTLTEDANVRVLGRVIWMAREVL; translated from the coding sequence ATGAAAAGAGCCATACCCCAGCCGCCGGTCAAAGGCTTTTCCGCCGAAGCCGTTCTCGCCAGGATCATGTCCGCCACGGGGATCAAGTCCCAGTCGGAGCTGGCGCGGGTGCTGGGCATCGGCCGCCAGGCCGTGACCGACGCCAAGAAGCGTTCGCACATCCCGGCGGACTGGTACCTCTATCTGTGCCGGAAGTACGGCCTCAACCCCCAGTGGCTGGAGTCGGGCATGGGGGCCATGTACATCGCCGGGCAGGACTCCGGGCCGGACTTCCGGGGCAGCAGGAACTCCGGGGCCCACTCCGAGGAGTTTTCCTACGTGCCCAAGGTGCGCGCCCGCCTCTCCGCGGGGGGCGGCAGCCTGGTGGTGGACGAGGCCATCGAGACCTACTACGCGTTCCGCCACGCCTGGCTCAAGCGCAAGGGCCAGATCAGCCAGATGCGCCTTATGCGCGTCTCCGGCGACTCCATGGAGCCCACCCTGCGCGACGAGGACGTGGTGCTCATCGACCTCTCCCAGACCGAAATCTACACCGGGAAGATCTACGCCGTTGGCATCGACGAGGAGATCGTGGTCAAGCGGCTGGACAAGAAGCCCGGGCAGCTCGTGCTGGTCAGCGACAACCGGCAGTTCTACCCGCCTCTGGAGGTCACGCTCACCGAGGACGCCAACGTCCGCGTGCTCGGCCGGGTGATCTGGATGGCGCGGGAGGTGCTCTAG
- the proB gene encoding glutamate 5-kinase: MNDWKNSKMEALKKARRVVVKVGSAVLTTGMGVDMSVVQSLAKDMAELHRQGKDILLVTSGAVAAGRGVIRQAALDELPDRQAASAVGQSRLMHAYDEAFGVYGIVSAQLLLTRDDLEGRERYLNVRNTLRTLWGWRCIPVVNENDTVAVQELVYGDNDCLSSLLVGVVEADLFVNLTSAKGVFSQNPAENPGAVCHTCLDGIGSLDLDTMCKGKTVSGTGGMHSKLLAAKRVAQLGVPTLIVSGREPDRLSRVFAGEDLGTWIPAEARPISKRKYWLAYTSDPRGSLWIDQGAAQALRQGGKSLLPAGIVRVEGEFEKGSSVRILDFQGQTVGVGLVNYDSEELKKIMGLKSGKIEQVLGQAPYQEAVHRDNMVLDAAL, encoded by the coding sequence ATGAACGACTGGAAAAACAGCAAGATGGAGGCCTTGAAAAAGGCCAGGCGCGTTGTGGTCAAGGTCGGGAGCGCCGTGCTCACCACCGGCATGGGAGTGGACATGAGCGTGGTGCAGAGCCTGGCCAAGGACATGGCCGAGCTGCACCGCCAGGGCAAGGACATCCTGCTGGTGACCAGCGGCGCGGTGGCCGCCGGGCGCGGCGTGATCCGCCAGGCCGCCCTGGACGAGCTGCCCGACAGGCAGGCCGCCTCGGCCGTGGGCCAGAGCCGCCTGATGCACGCCTACGACGAGGCTTTCGGCGTGTACGGCATCGTCTCCGCGCAGCTGCTGCTCACCCGCGACGACCTGGAGGGCAGGGAGCGCTACCTCAACGTGCGAAACACCCTGCGCACCCTCTGGGGCTGGCGCTGCATCCCGGTGGTCAACGAGAACGACACCGTGGCCGTGCAGGAGCTGGTCTACGGCGACAACGACTGCCTCTCCTCCCTGCTGGTGGGAGTCGTGGAAGCCGACCTGTTCGTCAACCTGACCTCGGCCAAGGGCGTGTTCTCGCAGAACCCGGCCGAAAACCCGGGAGCTGTCTGCCACACCTGCCTGGACGGCATCGGCTCGCTCGACCTCGACACCATGTGCAAAGGCAAGACCGTGAGCGGCACCGGGGGCATGCACTCCAAGCTGCTGGCGGCCAAGCGCGTGGCCCAGCTGGGCGTGCCCACGCTCATCGTCTCCGGCCGCGAACCCGACCGCCTGAGCCGCGTGTTCGCCGGGGAGGACCTGGGCACCTGGATCCCGGCCGAGGCGCGGCCCATCTCCAAGCGCAAGTACTGGCTGGCCTACACCTCTGATCCGCGCGGCAGCCTGTGGATCGACCAGGGCGCGGCCCAGGCCCTGCGCCAGGGCGGCAAGAGCCTGCTGCCCGCGGGCATCGTGCGCGTGGAGGGCGAGTTCGAGAAGGGCTCCTCCGTGCGCATCCTGGACTTCCAGGGCCAGACCGTGGGCGTGGGCCTGGTGAACTACGACAGCGAGGAGCTCAAGAAGATCATGGGGCTCAAATCCGGCAAGATCGAGCAGGTGCTGGGCCAGGCCCCCTACCAGGAGGCCGTGCACCGCGACAACATGGTGCTGGACGCGGCGCTGTAA